From Faecalicatena sp. Marseille-Q4148:
GATTCTTATTTTATAAACATAACTTTGAAGAACTTAAACTTCCGCATTTTGATAAAAAAACGTCTTTTTGTGTTATGGCAAGACATGCAATTGATGGGAACCATTTTAAAGTAAATTATGTGAATGTAGTTTGTAGAAGTGCAATTGAAACGTTAGGATTTGAAGATCCAATGCCATGTATGGATTCGGGTGAAAGATATTTTTCACTGAAATTATATGAATCTCGTGCAATAGCAAAAGCAGCAGCACAGTCTGTTCCAAGAATTAAGCATAGAATATATGGATTAGAACTGGGGCCATTAGAAGAAATGACAGATGCCGATGTTGTAGTATTTATGGTAAATGGTTATCAGCTAATGAGGGTCATTCAAGGTTATGCATATAAATATGGAGAGCCTAAAAATCATCATATGATTGGACTTCAAGGAATGTGTACAGATTTAGTTGCATGTCCATATGAAAGAAATGATATCAA
This genomic window contains:
- a CDS encoding DUF169 domain-containing protein; the encoded protein is MFRENANKLQKALCLERKVMGVRFLFYKHNFEELKLPHFDKKTSFCVMARHAIDGNHFKVNYVNVVCRSAIETLGFEDPMPCMDSGERYFSLKLYESRAIAKAAAQSVPRIKHRIYGLELGPLEEMTDADVVVFMVNGYQLMRVIQGYAYKYGEPKNHHMIGLQGMCTDLVACPYERNDINYSAMCCGTRMMSQWKDEEIGVGISINKFIPMVEGVIQTLNYIEFPKYKEKIRQRLNYPEELGIIVDDNINASRLGKEYLRPHLYEQLKRGEYKSE